The DNA segment AGCTCGCTGAGAGTTCACGAAGGGAGGAGGAGCTGCGCAGAGAGAGGGAAAGGGAGAGAGATGAAGCTTCGAAAGCGTATCACGAACGGGAATCTAGAATGCCGATGACCGCGCAGCAACGCAAAGGTAATATCCCATAACTTGTAAGAACGGAAGTATTTTAAATTCGTTACGCTCGATCTAATATCATATGGTTTTAATTTTTCTGCAGAAATACAAAGGAAACCGTTAACAGACATATTTGAGCAGGAGTCTCAGTTAATTCATCCCGAGCCAAAGTTACCAACTCTGGATACAGCCGCGTTAAATGCAAAATGGAAAGCTGCACAGGCCGCTAGGTAAGAGAAATGGTCAATAACGAGTATCGAATTTCGTATCAACGCAAAATATGTCACTGTCTGAATATCATTGTTCGTTTGTTTAGGCAAAAGGATATTATTCCACAAAAATGGCAAGACGTATCTATGGAAAGTAAGAAAATGCAACCAAACGTAGACAGTGAGGAAGACGATGATAACGAGCTAGAAGAGAAGTTGCAGCGCGCTGCCCTTGAAAAATCGATGAACATCCGGAAACAAATGCAACGAGAACTCGCAGAAAAGAGAGCGGCAGCTGCTCAACCTATGTCTGCACCGACTCCACCGCCGTTGCCCAAAGAGCCACCGATTCCTAAACAGGCGCCAGTCAAATATCCCACGCCACAACCACAGAATAAGTTCCAGTCATACAAGGACCCTTCGTTATCCACAGCGCAAGCAGTACCTAGTAAATTCAGTTCTAGTAACAATCTCGGTGGCAAATTCCAGCCAATCGGGCAAAGTAACAGCGGTGCTGGTCATCCACCGGAACCGCCACGACCGCCTCCACCAACGAAGAGTCAAAACCAGGCCAAAGGACCTAGAACGGATTCCGACAGCGAAGCAGAACGGCAGCACAGACAGACGCCTAAGAAACGCGAGTCGTCTGGCAGAGGAGCAGTGACCAAACGAATGAGCAGGGACCGTCCAGCGAAACGTTCGCGCAGCAGATCTCGTAGTGCATCTAGTTCAGGCTCCTCGAGATCACGGTCGCCTAGGAGAAGTCGTTCGCGATCGTACTCGAATCGACGATCCGGCAGTTACGAGAGGAAATACAGCCGTTCTCCATCAGGCACTTACAGTAGGTCACGCTCTAGGTCACGCTCCAGATCGTACACTAGGAGTCGCAGTCGCAGCAGGTCTGGAGACAGGAGTTACTATCGCAAGAGGCAGTTCCGGCCGTACAACAACCGCGGCACTTACTACAAGCCGCGTTTCCAGGGCTTCAACAACCCGAATCATCGTGGCGGTGGTAACAACTTCCAGAATCGTAATCGGTTTTACAACAATCAGCACAACAATCGGTTTGGCAACAGACGCGGCGGTGGCTTCAACAATCGCGGCGGCGGACGCGGACGCGGTGGTAATCGTGGCGGCAGATTCTTCCACGGTAAGCAGGGCTTCCGCGACTTCCGGGACAGACGAGACTTCCGAGACCGTCGCGCCGCCTCTCGCGATCGATACAGCGATCGTAGTTACTCTCCCGACCCGATGAGAAAGGTCGACGAAGCGAAAGAGAAGATCAACAAAATGCTCGAGGGTGGCGACGACGTCATGGAACACCAGCAGAGTGGCGGAGGATCAAACGTTCCTCCTAGCAAGAGGCAAGATGGACCTTTGAGCGAGGGCGAAGAAAGGGATGACGATGACTACGAGAGGTGGGGAGAGGGCGAGGGGGGCGACACAGCTAACAAGGTTGGTTAGGTCTCTTCTGCGTAGGCTATCGCGAAACAACAGCCTGTCTTCGCGATGACGATCATGATAATCCGGATGATGATAATATCAGGAGTAAATGATGAGGATAATGATGATGATAaaagatgatgatgatgatgatggtgaTGAGCCACACGTGCAAGAAACATGCGACCTAGGAGCCAACTAACTCTCGTTTGTTGCTAGAATGAGGAGGTTGGACCTGCCAGCGATAACCTGGACGGCAAGGAGTACTTCATTGAGCGCATGAAGCAGCGAAGCAAGAATGTTTTAATGCAGAGAGCCCTTGCCGCTAAGATTTGGTAGAAAGCCCCGTCGCCGCTGCTGCTTCGATTCTTCTCCTTCGTCTGTGATATAATAACACTTTTCCTCGGCGTTAGACATCGACCGGATCACGTGAGGCATAGACTTCTTAATATTGTTGTACCGAACGATTTTTCTCGGTACATTTAaacgaaaaaaaagagaaactaATGTCAAGAAGGGGATATCGTAGAGAAGTGTGATGTAAACCCGGTTGCTATGACGATCTAGAGAAATGCCAGCTTATTTGCTTTCACATTTTAGCTTCTATCAGGCACAGCGAATGCATGATAGTTTTACACCGACGAGAATCACAAGTTAGCGAACCGTTTCACTTGATCGTCATACCCGTACAACGAATATCCACATACGTGGTAAATATTCGTAGTAAAAGAAATGCGTGTAATCGAGTTTCTCGTGCGGATCGAACGTAGCGTGTTTGTTTCACGCGAAAACGAGTACTCTCGAGAACTCCCCATTaacgttttcttctttttttatcattagcgaaaataattttacatgtATTTCGACTCTAGTACTTACTTTCGCATCGTAGCGtcgggattttttttttttcttttttctttttttgctttTAACGGAACAGTCGCGTAAGTATTAAGGATAATAAAAACGAAAACGAGAGGCTTCTGCTGTGGCGCGCATATTCAAAGGGAAGTATTTGGTCGCAGTATATTTCACGTATATGCGAGTGGCTTTTCATTATCATTCATTATCAGGAGACTAGAGACCATCCATCACTGTTTTAACGAGAAACCGTTGCAAGTTACGAGTACACCGGTTGAAAtttgtgtttctttttttttttcccctcTCGCGAATCCATTTGCGAATTTTTAACGTTGATACGCCACGTATCCGATTTATCCTTGCGATTGAAATAAAGAAAACCTGTATCATTTACGGATTTCATCGGTTTCGAGTCGCGAATTACCGGCGCAAACGAAGAAGAGACTCCTTAGTAGGGAAATTTAGTTTTTCTCCCTCCCCCACGTTGAGAGCGACTTTGGATTCTCCCACGCCGCTTTGTTTCGGTACACCCGTTTATTACGACTCGCTCCTTCTTTATTACGAATACTTATTTTAAGATATCATACAAGTAATTTACCTAGTAAGACACTTATATATGTTGTATGTAAACGAGTTACTGTACAATTCAAAGATCCACAAATACATAAACACGAGAACAGAAATGTAGCGTTTTTCTGTCGCCTTTCTTTAtcgtctgtaaaaaaaaaaagaaaaaaaatccgGTCCGCATATATGTACTTAGTTTGGTATTCGCGCGTTGGCTCTTTGTTTTATTGTCTATTTCCCCGATGCGTCATTTACGAAGTTCGCCGTTTTGAGAACGTTTCCCACGCGTGCGACTGAAACTGGTTCTCCCGTTGATATCATACGCCGTTTTGGATGTATGCTGTGCACGTTTGCGCATATTTAAAGCTACGGCGCCACGATTAGTGCTTGCATTTGTTCTTTAGTGGTTCGAGCAAAATGAAGCTGTTACGCGTGCATTACATTACGATCAGTTTCTTTCTGGTTGTGTATCTAGAAACGATCACGGGAGCGATACTTTACAGTAAGTTGTTTTAATTTCATGACAATTCACACGGTCGAATAGTAGATATTTCTTTTTAACGTTTAAGGACCCAATAAAGCGCAGATCGTAACCAGTTGCGGCGAAAACGAAGTTTACAGTTTCTGCGAGGCGGATCCGTCGTGCGAGAAGGCCTGCGATAACATCGATATCTGGGAGTCCGGACCTTGTACCCGGACAAAAAGCTGTATGGACGGTTGTATTTGCGAAGAGGGATACGTTCGCGACGAGAATCGTGCTTGCGTTTGGGAGAACAGTTGTCCTAGAGTCAGACACTGATCCATAGAAAGC comes from the Colletes latitarsis isolate SP2378_abdomen chromosome 7, iyColLati1, whole genome shotgun sequence genome and includes:
- the LOC143344051 gene encoding serine protease inhibitor, giving the protein MKLLRVHYITISFFLVVYLETITGAILYRPNKAQIVTSCGENEVYSFCEADPSCEKACDNIDIWESGPCTRTKSCMDGCICEEGYVRDENRACVWENSCPRVRH
- the LOC143344037 gene encoding uncharacterized protein LOC143344037 isoform X5, which gives rise to MENKGQPYEVMLENSTGFNNPNNIKYLSDLMGLGQENHSNMVGLREKFLPNEYASELRQAQASKWAFRSVAEGIDHFKVGRHTEAFQCLNKALTVDPRNVEGLVARGALFANSGSFKKAIEDFETALKLNQTHANARKYMAETLVALGRSYEDEKKYEDAQKAYENCLAIAPYHEDARISIEYIKSKTLTSSLNPLDTFKSFENENDVGENKKEKKKRKKERKSRSKKRQRWSSSSSSSSSGSSSSSSSESSSSSSSGSSRSASRSPSRKRKHKKDHRGSLSPLSKRMAQYNNPPAATTAAHDVIAPVAYSSNARDKMDDYEIKVRKFLEQTKDDSDYEDKVRKFLEETARWKREREKEKKHSESEKMKKKKKKDKKGKDKEKEDKKSRKKKKKEERKKRKNKDKLERDLEALKKSSLPDLEQLESKLNAYYAKVEKETAVLKRYVAQYNDIASPLSNAEKLAESSRREEELRRERERERDEASKAYHERESRMPMTAQQRKEIQRKPLTDIFEQESQLIHPEPKLPTLDTAALNAKWKAAQAARQKDIIPQKWQDVSMESKKMQPNVDSEEDDDNELEEKLQRAALEKSMNIRKQMQRELAEKRAAAAQPMSAPTPPPLPKEPPIPKQAPVKYPTPQPQNKFQSYKDPSLSTAQAVPSKFSSSNNLGGKFQPIGQSNSGAGHPPEPPRPPPPTKSQNQAKGPRTDSDSEAERQHRQTPKKRESSGRGAVTKRMSRDRPAKRSRSRSRSASSSGSSRSRSPRRSRSRSYSNRRSGSYERKYSRSPSGTYSRSRSRSRSRSYTRSRSRSRSGDRSYYRKRQFRPYNNRGTYYKPRFQGFNNPNHRGGGNNFQNRNRFYNNQHNNRFGNRRGGGFNNRGGGRGRGGNRGGRFFHGKQGFRDFRDRRDFRDRRAASRDRYSDRSYSPDPMRKVDEAKEKINKMLEGGDDVMEHQQSGGGSNVPPSKRQDGPLSEGEERDDDDYERWGEGEGGDTANKNEEVGPASDNLDGKEYFIERMKQRSKNVLMQRALAAKIW
- the LOC143344037 gene encoding uncharacterized protein LOC143344037 isoform X4 → MIIGRLSLWYRKAMENKGQPYEVMLENSTGFNNPNNIKYLSDLMGLGQENHSNMVGLREKFLPNEYASELRQAQASKWAFRSVAEGIDHFKVGRHTEAFQCLNKALTVDPRNVEGLVARGALFANSGSFKKAIEDFETALKLNQTHANARKYMAETLVALGRSYEDEKKYEDAQKAYENCLAIAPYHEDARISIEYIKSKTLTSSLNPLDTFKSFENENDVGENKKEKKKRKKERKSRSKKRQRWSSSSSSSSSGSSSSSSSESSSSSSSGSSRSASRSPSRKRKHKKDHRGSLSPLSKRMAQYNNPPAATTAAHDVIAPVAYSSNARDKMDDYEIKVRKFLEQTKDDSDYEDKVRKFLEETARWKREREKEKKHSESEKMKKKKKKDKKGKDKEKEDKKSRKKKKKEERKKRKNKDKLERDLEALKKSSLPDLEQLESKLNAYYAKVEKETAVLKRYVAQYNDIASPLSNAEKLAESSRREEELRRERERERDEASKAYHERESRMPMTAQQRKEIQRKPLTDIFEQESQLIHPEPKLPTLDTAALNAKWKAAQAARQKDIIPQKWQDVSMESKKMQPNVDSEEDDDNELEEKLQRAALEKSMNIRKQMQRELAEKRAAAAQPMSAPTPPPLPKEPPIPKQAPVKYPTPQPQNKFQSYKDPSLSTAQAVPSKFSSSNNLGGKFQPIGQSNSGAGHPPEPPRPPPPTKSQNQAKGPRTDSDSEAERQHRQTPKKRESSGRGAVTKRMSRDRPAKRSRSRSRSASSSGSSRSRSPRRSRSRSYSNRRSGSYERKYSRSPSGTYSRSRSRSRSRSYTRSRSRSRSGDRSYYRKRQFRPYNNRGTYYKPRFQGFNNPNHRGGGNNFQNRNRFYNNQHNNRFGNRRGGGFNNRGGGRGRGGNRGGRFFHGKQGFRDFRDRRDFRDRRAASRDRYSDRSYSPDPMRKVDEAKEKINKMLEGGDDVMEHQQSGGGSNVPPSKRQDGPLSEGEERDDDDYERWGEGEGGDTANKNEEVGPASDNLDGKEYFIERMKQRSKNVLMQRALAAKIW